The Prochlorococcus marinus CUG1417 genome includes the window TATGAATACCTTGACCTTCATTACCCAAAATTAATGCGGTACGTCTAGACCAATCAACTTCCCAATATGGTTTTGAAGGTTTTTTTGAACTCTCATTATGGCTACTAGTAGAGAAAATCTTAAATCCTACATTTGATAATTCAGATAAAGACTTAAGTAAAGAATTTAATCTTTCTTCTTCATTTCCATCAAATCTTAAAAATGGCAGATGAAAAACAGCACCTGAAGATGCTCTTAATACCTTTTGGCCTAATGGATGCGCACCTCCAGCTAAAAAAATTGCATTAACACCCGCAGCTAAAGCGGTTCTAAATAGATTACCCATATTCCCAGGATCTTGAATTCTGTCGAGAACAAGAACAAAATCATCTTTTCTATTAAATTGATAATTAGGTATTGCTGAAATATCTACTAAAGCTGCTATCCCATCTGGATTAATTGTTGAAATCGCAGATGCCAAGACTTCCTCTGAGACAATATTTATTAATGACTCATCAAATTTTTTACTTAGATTATGATTCTTTCTTAGCCATTTTTCGGTAACTAAAATCTTAGAGGGATTTTTTCCAGACTTCAGCAATTCTTCAATGAGATGTGTACCCTCTATGCAAAAAAAGTCTTGATCTTTTGGAGATGATCCTCTTTTAAATGATCTAAATCTTTTAACTAGATTATTGTTCTTACTAGTTATTTTTAAAAAAGTATTTTCTATGAGTATTTTGAAAAATTTGTTATCAACTATATTTTAATTACATAAACATTTTGATCAATTATTTATTAAATTTTTATTTCTCAAGAAATCAAAAAATACATTTTCACTTTTAATTAACATTCATGACGTTACATAGGGTGGACTTAATATTATTAGTTTGTCATGATGAATCTAATAAATTAAGTCTTAATGATTTGCGGGAGCAAAACGAAGTCATATCTTAAATCGCAAAATTTAAAGATTCTTGGCCAAGGCAAATTAAATGGAATAGTTGAAATAAGTGGTGCGAAGAATTCCGCATTAGTTTTATTAGCCTCATCATTGCTAACTAATGAAAAAATAATTCTTGAAAATGTACCTTTCCTCACTGATATTGAAAAAATGGGGAATATCTTAAAGAATTTAGGAGTGAATTTAGTTCGTAAAAACAACCAACTAGAAATAGATCCAAAAACTATTTCGATTAAAGAACTTCCATATGAACTTGTTAAAGGATTAAGAGCTAGTTTCTTTTGTATAGGTGCACTATTAACTAAATTTGGAGAAGCTCAAGTACCTTTACCAGGTGGATGCAATATTGGTTCAAGGCCAATAGACGAGCACATTAATGGGTTAATCGCACTAGGAGCAGACATTATTATTGAAGAGGGAATTGTAAAAGCAAAAACAAGGGGGGACAAAAATAGACTTCATGGCACTCATATTAAATTAAATTGTCCAAGTGTAGGTGCTACTGAAACTTTAATAATGGCAGCATCTTTAGCTAACGGAAGAACTACTATTGAAAATGCTGCTAGAGAGCCTGAAATTCAGGATTTATGCCAAATGCTTAATAAAATGGGGGCAAAAATTTATGACTCCGGTAAAGAAACAATTATTATTGATGGTGTTAATAAGCTTGGCGGATGTACCCATAAAGTAATTCCAGACCGAATAGAAGCTGGAACTTTTCTAATAGCTGCTGCTGCAACTTCCTCTTCAATAACAGTTTCTCCAGTAATCCCTCATCACCTTGAAGCTGTCACTAATAAACTTCAAGAGAGTGGGAGTAAAATCACGATTAAAGGTAATTCGATTTCTATAAAGAGTAAAGAAATTAAAGGAGTAGATATTGAAACAGCTCCTTTCCCAGGCTTTCCTACTGATTTGCAGGCACCATTTACAACTCTTATGACAATAGCAAATGGTGAATCAAAGATAACTGAAACAATTTTCGAAAACAGAATGAATCATATTTATTTACTTAATGAAATGGGCGCCCGTATAAAACTAAACAAAAATATAGCTCACATCAAAGGTGTTAAAAAAATTAAGGGCATGGATCTAGTTGGATCT containing:
- a CDS encoding TrmH family RNA methyltransferase — translated: MVDNKFFKILIENTFLKITSKNNNLVKRFRSFKRGSSPKDQDFFCIEGTHLIEELLKSGKNPSKILVTEKWLRKNHNLSKKFDESLINIVSEEVLASAISTINPDGIAALVDISAIPNYQFNRKDDFVLVLDRIQDPGNMGNLFRTALAAGVNAIFLAGGAHPLGQKVLRASSGAVFHLPFLRFDGNEEERLNSLLKSLSELSNVGFKIFSTSSHNESSKKPSKPYWEVDWSRRTALILGNEGQGIHKKIQEAFHETITIPHSEIVESLNVACVAVPLLLERKRVAYTSK
- the murA gene encoding UDP-N-acetylglucosamine 1-carboxyvinyltransferase, which encodes MICGSKTKSYLKSQNLKILGQGKLNGIVEISGAKNSALVLLASSLLTNEKIILENVPFLTDIEKMGNILKNLGVNLVRKNNQLEIDPKTISIKELPYELVKGLRASFFCIGALLTKFGEAQVPLPGGCNIGSRPIDEHINGLIALGADIIIEEGIVKAKTRGDKNRLHGTHIKLNCPSVGATETLIMAASLANGRTTIENAAREPEIQDLCQMLNKMGAKIYDSGKETIIIDGVNKLGGCTHKVIPDRIEAGTFLIAAAATSSSITVSPVIPHHLEAVTNKLQESGSKITIKGNSISIKSKEIKGVDIETAPFPGFPTDLQAPFTTLMTIANGESKITETIFENRMNHIYLLNEMGARIKLNKNIAHIKGVKKIKGMDLVGSDLRSSAALIIAGIIAEGNSRIFGLEHLDRGYENFESKLKILGIKITREFNKKTLTNKELKNSSDPADIARYRVA